The Geminocystis sp. NIES-3708 genomic sequence AATTCTTTACCTGTCATTTCATAGACAATAATATCGCCAAGAAAGCGAGGTGCTAAAAAAATTTCACCATCAGGCTGGTAACAACGGAAAACGCTTAAAAATAATGATTCCCCCGCCATCATTCTTTTTAAACCACCTAAAACACCTCCTCCTTTTCCTTGTCTTAAAGTGGTGCTAACGTTGATAAAATCGCTCATAGCAACCATTGTACCCGCTTCAGCGATCAATTCTTCTTGGGCATTCATGGTCACTTTAGCGATCGCACTATCAGGTTGTTGTAAAATTTGTATATCCATAAATTATCTAACCTTGGGGCGTAAAAAACCGACTAAACCACTGACACTGCGAGATTGTATTAAAATATTACCTTTGCCTTTGAGCTTAGTTACAAAGCCTTCACCAGAGGTAATGGAAGATAATAAACCACCAGATAAACCGACATTTAGTTTTATGTTAGAGTCATAGCCAAGAAGATGACTGCTATCAACGATAAACTCGCCGTTAATTTCTTTATGAGTAATACCACCGTAACCACCGAATAAAACTCTTCCTTTGCCGCTAAATTGTAGTTTAAATAACCCTTCTCCAGCAAACCAACTGGCAAAACCAGCCCATTTAACTCCCATTTTAGCCCCTCCAGCATGGGCAATATATGCTCCAGCTTCTAAACAAATGCTTTTACCATCTAATTTCAAGGCTTCGATATCCCCAATAACTGACTGAGTTAATACAAGATTCAATGGACGACTGGTTTTATTCTGAAAAACATTAACAAATAAAGATTCTCCACCAAAAAATTTGCGTATCAAAGCGGGAAATAAACCGCCAGAAAATTCTGTTGTCATAGTTATATTGGCATCCATGCTAACCATTGCACCAGCTTCGGCTGTAATTTTTTCTTTTGGTTCTAAAGTTACAAAGATGGCAGCAAAAGCAGGACGATAGCGAATATCATATTTCATGATTTAAACGATAACTATCATAGTTTGTTATCATCTTAATTCATTTATTTCAATAAAAAAATAAAAAAAATATTAAAATTAAAAATAATTCATAAAATCTAGTCTAATTTGATAATATGATAAATATAAAAATTGAACTATATATTAGATAATATAACTAATGTATTATCTATAATTTATAACCTAAAAATATAGAAGGTTTACCCCAAATAACTGTTTCTTTAGTATAAATTACCATACCAGGTTTAGCCCCTTTAGGTTTATAAACATGATTCGGTTTCGTATAAATTACAGGTACTTGATCGCTTTCTCTTCCTTGACTATAATAAGCGGTTAAATTAGCTGTATATTGTAAATCTTGATCATCAGGAACATCACCAGCACTTAATCGTAATAAAACATGAGATCCTGAAATTTCCTGAGCATGAAACCATAAATCATAATCAGTGGCAGTGCGAAAAGTAAGAATATCATTTTGACGATTATTGCGCCCAATTAAAACTTCATAACCTGATGGAGTTTGATAGCGTCTAGGATTAGATTCTTCTATATTATTATTTCCTCGATATTGACTATCTTCGATGTATTTTTGACTAATTAATTCTGTTTTTATTTCTTGTAAAGTTATTAAATCTTCTGTTTCTTGATAGTCTAATTGAGTTAAAATTGTAGCGATTTGTTGTAAATAATTAACTTCGTTTTTGACCTCTTCTAATAAAGGTTGTACCGCTAGTTTTGCCCGTTTTAACTTCTGATTTTGTTTATATAAACCTTGAGCATTTTGAATAATATTTTTATCTGGTGCGAGATTAATTTTTATGGGTTCATTAGTAGTAAAATCATTGACAATTATTTCTTTCATCCCCAGTTGCCATTGATGTAGGTTAGCCATTAATAAATCAGCTTTATTA encodes the following:
- a CDS encoding TIGR00266 family protein, with the translated sequence MKYDIRYRPAFAAIFVTLEPKEKITAEAGAMVSMDANITMTTEFSGGLFPALIRKFFGGESLFVNVFQNKTSRPLNLVLTQSVIGDIEALKLDGKSICLEAGAYIAHAGGAKMGVKWAGFASWFAGEGLFKLQFSGKGRVLFGGYGGITHKEINGEFIVDSSHLLGYDSNIKLNVGLSGGLLSSITSGEGFVTKLKGKGNILIQSRSVSGLVGFLRPKVR